The Entomobacter blattae nucleotide sequence TTCAGAAAAGTTTTTTGTAACACAAGACGTTCCCTCCTAAATTATCCTCCCCCCTGGTCTCTGGTTTATCCTTCTGATCCTCATCATTCAGAAGCGCCATCCTTTAGAAGTGCATGGAATGCGTTGGAACACATGACATTATTTGTTGCCGCCTCATCAATAACGAGGTGATCGGCACTATTGCCTGCCCATTGTAGATCATCACTATCTATCGTGAGTACAAGATTGCACCTGTTCCCACATTTTTGCATATCTAAACCGTTTAAGGGATGAAGACTCCTATCCTTACTATTTACAGTGTTATAAAAATTTTTATATAATATTCACACGTAATCTTATTTGCCATTTGGCATTCTATACCCTCGTGATTTGATGGCCGGCTTGCAGCGAGGTAAAACAAATGCGCTAAAGGGGCCATAATGCCAGTTGCATTGATAATGTAAGGCGCATTACGGTTTCTACGACCAAAATCAACATTGTCTGCTCGTATTTTTGATTTTAGGAGAAACCTTATTATGCATGATGCTGCTTCTTCCTCCCCAAAGCCTCCTTCTTCCCTCCATACCGAAACACAAGTGCTTCAAACAGAGCGCACCCCTTATGGTGAGGTTAGCCCAGCAATCTTCATGACTTCGGGATTTGCCTACGATTCAGCAGAACAAGCAGAAGCCACCTTTACCGGGGATGTAGAACGTTATCAATATACCCGTTATAGCAATCCAACCCTTAAAGCTCTTGAAGAGCGGCTAGCAGCTGTAGAAGGGGCAGAAATGTGTACTTGCACCGCCTCTGGCATGGGGGCAGTCTCTTCTGCGCTTCTAGCCCATGTCAAGGCGGGTGAAAGGGTTGTGGCCTCTCGCGCTCTTTTTGGCTCATGCTACTGGATTGTTTCTACTCTGCTGCCCCGCTATGGCATTGAAAGTATTTTTGTTGATGGAGATAATCTTGAGCAATGGGAGCAGGCTCTTTCTCAACCAACTGCTGCTGTTCTTTTGGAAACCCCTTCCAACCCCAGGCTCGATATCTTAGATATAAAAGCGATTAGCCAACTTGCCCATAAGGCTGGAGCCATTGTGATTATGGATAATGCCTTTGCTCCCCTGATTCAGAAGCCATTAAAACTTGGGGCCGATGTCGTGGTCTATTCTACAACCAAACATATGGATGGGCATGGTCAGACTATTGGCGGGGCTGTTCTGGCCTCTAAAACATGGACAGAGGAAACCCTCCTCCCCTATACCCGCAACACGGGTACAACCCTTTCTCCTTTTAACGCCTGGGCCATTCTCAAGGGAATGGAAACCCTCACCCTTCGTCTAAAAGCGATGACAGACAACGCCCAATTCATTACAGAACTTTTATTGAACTCCCCCCAAATAGAACGGGTATTCTACCCTGGCCACCCTTCTCACCCCCAATATGATTTGGCTAAAAGCCAAATGGAAAACGGAGGGACAATGGTTGCCTTTGAGGTGAAAGGGGGCAAGAAGAGTGCCTTTGCCTTCATGAATGCCCTCAAGGTCATCCTCATTTCCAATAATCTCGGAGATACAAGATCCCTCATTACCCACCCTGCAACCACCACCCATATGAAAATTGGCGCTGAAGAACGGGGCCATCTTGGCATTACGGATTCCCTTTTACGTCTTTCTGTGGGCACAGAACATCGGGAAGACCTGAAAGCCGATATCCTCAACGCCTTTTTGGCTCTTTGAAGGAAAGCTTTCTCCCCTCCCTCATTACCTTATACTGTGTGGCCCCTAACGAAAAGGACTGCTCAAAAGGATATGTGCCCAAGAAAGTAATGAAGGCAAAAGGTGAAGGCAAGAGATTTATACATTTTAAAATGTAAAATTAAATTATTAATACAATTTTTTTGTGTTTTTTAAAAATTTATTGCACCCATGTTGTAAAATGTATCTTTTCAAACACCTATTTTCATACTATATAAAGCTTAATTGACTATTTTACGATAAAAAATAGTGTTTAATAGGAACAAACCTTCATGCCTTCCTCCGTTTTTAATGCTTTACACCAGGCCAGCCACTCTACAGAGAGCCTCCTTCAAGAGGCCCTTCTGGGAGCATTGAAAAATAAGGTTGCTATCATTTCCTCCTTTGGGGCGGATTCTGCTGTTCTTCTTTCGCTGGTTTCGCAGATTGATCGAGATGTTCCTGTTCTCTTCTTGCAAACGGGTAAACATTTTGAGGAAACGCTGGACTATCGCCATACCCTGGCAGACCATTTAGGGTTAAGGAATGTTCAGGATATTACCCCTGCACCGTCTGAGATCCAGGCCCGTGACCCCGAAGGGCAGCTTTGCTATTTTGATGTGGATGCCTGCTGTGCCCTACGTAAGGTTGAACCTCTGGATAAGGCCTTAATTCCCTACCAGGGGTGGATTACTGGGAGAAAACGTAACCAGGCGAGTACACGGGCGAGTATGCCTATGGTAGAGCCACAGCCCAATAATCGTTTTCGCATTAATCCGTTGGCGCAATGGAACCATGATATGCTGGAAAGCTATATAGAACACCATCATCTCCCTCGTCACCCATTAAGCACAATGGGGTATCCTTCTATCGGCTGTGCTCCCTGCACCACAGCCGTAGCCGAAGGAGAAGACCCTCGCTCTGGACGGTGGGCAGGTAAGGGTAAGGTTGAATGCGGTATTCACTTAGCCCACTAAAAAATTTTTAATAGTAACCTCTTCCTCTCTTCTCATTTTATAAGCCCGATTGATAAGGATTGCTTCCATGGATTCACTTGACCAGCTCGAAGCACAAAGTGTTTACATTCTTCGTGAAGCCTACAGAAAGCTCAAGCCCTTGGCCCTGCTGTGGTCACTAGGCAAAGATTCTAACGTTATGGTGTGGCTGGCACGTAAGGCCTTTTTAGGGCATGTTCCTTTTCCTGTCATGCATGTTGATACAGAAAAAAAATTCCCTGAAATGTATGCTTTCCGCGATGAGTATATCAAGAAATGGAACCTCAACTTTCTGCATGGTTTTTGCCCTTCTATTGAGGAGATTGATCCCTCACTTCCCCCAGCAGCCCGATCTGCGGCTAGAAAAACAGCCGGTCTGGCGGCAATGATTGAGCAGCATAAATTGGCAGGGGTTATTGCCGGCATCCGCAGGGATGAACAGGCTACTCGGGCAAAAGAACGGGTTTTTAGCCCCAGGGGAAGCAGCCATAAATGGGATGTAAGAAACCAGCCACCAGAATTTTGGGACCAATACGCCACAATCCATGCCCCTGGGGTGCATGTGCGCGTTCATCCCCTACTGGCCTGGCGTGAAATTGATATTTGGCGTTATATCCAACGGGAGAATATTCCCGTTGTCGATCTTTACTTTTCAAAGAATGGCAAAAGATATCGCTCCCTCGGTGATCAGGACATTACCTTTCCCATTGAAAGCAATGCCTCTACCATTGAAGAAATTATTCACGAGCTAGAGACCTCACAAACCTCCGAACGTGCCGGCCGGGCTATGGACCATGAATCTGAAGATGCGTTTGAACGCCTTAGGGTCAGTGGCTATCTCTAAAGCCTTTTGTCATCTTTCTTAATACAATCGACCTGCTCATAACCCCCCATTCTGAACCTTTATGCACTGAATGGGACGTTCCCGCCTATTTTTGCAGACACCAGGAACTTTCTTTATGTCTTCACCTTCTATCGTCCCTTATCTTCTGCCGGCTACCCCCATTGTTATTGTGGGGCATGTAGACCATGGAAAATCAACCTTTATTGGCCGACTGCTTTATGATACTGGGAGCCTACCTGCCGAAAAAATTGCCCAGATCAAGGCTTCTAGCGAGAAGCGTGGCTTAAAAATTGAGTGGAGCTTTCTTCTAGATAGCTTGCAGATTGAGCGAGACCAAGGGGTTACTGTAGATTCTACCCGTATCCCCTTCCATCTGAAAAATGGGCGGGAGTTTGTGATTGTCGATGCTCCGGGCCACCGGCAATTCCTTCGCAACATGATTACAGGGGCTGCTGACGCTGATGCTGCAATATTGGTGGTGGATGCTTCAGAAGGGGCCAAAGAACAAACGCGCCGCCATGCCATGCTGCTGCATCTTATGGGTATCCGCCATGTTATTGTCCTCCTGAATAAAATTGACTTGTTAGCATTTGATGAAGGGAAAATTCGTCAAGCTGAGAAAGATATTCACTCCCTTCTGAAGCGTATGGAAATTACTCCTTCGCTTTTTGTCCCGGTTTCTGCCCGCGATGGGGACAATATTACTGTTCCATCTCCCAACATGGCGTGGTACCAAGGCCCAACTCTGGTAGAAGCCCTGGAGAAAGTCCCTTCTCCGAGCTCCCAGGCGGAATTGCCTTTTAGGTTTCCTGTCCAAGATGTATATCGTTTTGATGGAACAAAACGCATTGTGGCTGGCCGCCTGGAGCGCGGACGCATTAAAGTGGGAGATGAAGTCATTATCGGGGTACAAGGGGCAAAAGCTCGTATTGCCTCTATCGAGAGCTGGCATACGGCCCCACAAATTTCTGCTGTAGCAGGACAATCCATTGCTGTCGTACTTGAGCCGGATGTCATCCCTGAACGAGGGGATTTTCTCTTTCCTCCTCAAAATCCGCCTCTTAAAGCTGCCCGTATTAAAAGCCGCTTATTCTGGTTACGCCAAGAGCCATTAAAAGTAGGAGAGAGCTTTCTGCTTCGCCTTGCCACTGCTGAGCACCATGTGACCGTGGCCTCAATTGACTCCGTCTATGATCTAGAAACCCTGACCTCAGCTTCCTCAACCGAAGTTCCACCAGAAGGTGTTGCCGAGATTACTCTTGCGGCTTCGGAAAATATTCTGTTTGATGCCTTTAGCCCTGGTACAACCGATGGGAGAGGTGTTCTCGTTGACAGCTTCCAGCGCATTGTTGGCGGAGCCCCCCTCATCGGCCCGGCAGAGTTACAAAAGGGCGAACAGGCTATTCATCCTGCAAGCAGTATCGTCTCCCCCCATGACCGAGCGAGCCGCAATGGTTACAAAGCGGGAATTTTCTGGCTGACAGGTCTTTCCGGGTCTGGCAAAAGCACGATTGCGCGAGCAACTGAAGCACGTTTATTTCAAGAGGGGATCAACACCCTGCTGATTGATGGCGATACTTTACGTTCTGGCTTATGTTCCGACCTTGGATTTTCTGAGCAAGATCGGGCAGAAAATATCCGCAGGGCCGCTTATGTCGCCCGCCTAGCAGCAGAGTCTGGCTTGGTGGTTATTGTAAGCCTTATCTCTCCGTTAGCAGTGGAGCGGGCCAAAGCTAAACAGATCGGGGGAGAATTCTTCCAAGATATCTATATCAGCACGCCCCTTTCCGTTTGCGAGCAACGAGACCCTAAAGGGTTATATGCCCAGGCAAGAAGTGGAAAGCTTAAGAGCTTTACAGGTATTGATTCTCCTTATGAGGCCCCAACCTCTCCAAGCTTGACCCTTTCCACTGATGGGCATTCCGCAGAAGAGAACGCCCAAACACTGACTGACTATATTATAGGCCAAATCCTTACCAAAAAACAGGAAGGGGTTGGTTAATCCCCCTTTTTTCTGATGAGACAAAGGAGTGTACAGGCATGACAAGCTCTCCCCTGTTTAGACGAAGGGAAGCCCTTATAACGGGCTTGGCCTGTGCGGCTGGTGTTTTGTCTGTGGCTTCTCTTAGCCGGACTTCTCATGCCAACAAAATCCTTCTGAATGTATCATACGATTCTACCCGTAAGCTGTATCAGATCATTAACACTGCCTTTCTAAACCAAAACCCGGATTTTCCATTTAAGCTCCTGGTTTCAAACGGGGGGTCTCGCAGCCAGGCACTCTCCATTGTCAATGGAGAACCTGCTTCAATTGCTACTTTGGGAGATGTTTCGGATTTTGATTTTCTGGCTAAAAATGGCCTTATTGATAAAGAGTGGCGCTCTCACTTTCCCTTTCAGTCTTCTCCTTACCATAGCACCATTGTCTTTCTGGTCAGAAAGGGAAATCCAAAACATATCTACGATTGGTCAGACCTAGCCCGATCCGATATTGAGATTATAACTCCTAACCCCAAAACCTCCAGCGGAGCTAAATGGAATTATCTGGCCGCATGGGGGTGGGCTATTCACCAATGGCCCCATGCCCCCGAACAAGCCCGAAACTATATGAAAAATGTTTTTTCGCACGTACCTGTTTTCGACACTTCTGCCCGCAGCTCTACCAACACCTTTGTACGGCGTGAAATTGGCGATGTGCTCCTGGCCTGGGAGACAGATGCCATGCTGAGCACTCAGGAAACGGGAAAAGGCCTCTTTGATATCGTCATTCCCTCTCGCAGCATATTGGCCCAACCCTCTGTGGCCATTGTTGAGCATTATACTCAACGCCATGGTCTTACCAAGGCTGGCCGCCATTATCTGGAATTCCTTTATACCCCGGAAGGGCAAACGATTAGTGCCCATAATTTTTTTCGCCCCTCTGACCCCGCCATGAAGCCTCTTATCCAGAAAATATTTGCCGATATATCACTCTTTTCCCTTTCTGATTTAGGCAGCATGGCCGAGCTCACCAAAGAGCATTTTGCACCAAACGCCCTTTTTGACCAAATCCAGGCAGGGGGGCGAACATGAACCAATCTGTCTTTTCTGGTATAGACCGCCCTATTTTTTGTACCAAACGGCATAAACGTTTTATTCTTCCTGGCTTCCGAACGAGCCTCATCCTGACGTTGTTATGGGTGGGTGTTTTGGTCATCCTTCCTATTACCGCCTTGATTATGGCTTCATTCCATAACGGGTTTTCAACCTTTTATACTCTTTTTACCAGCTCTCGGATCTTATCAGCCTTAGCCCTAAGTTTTGGCACGGCCTTTTGTGCCGCCTGGATTTGTGTGCTTTTAGGAACAATCCTTGCCTGGGCCCTGGCACGAAACCAGCATATGCCTGGGCTTCATATTCTTGATGTGATTGTAGACCTCCCCTTTGCCCTTCCTACAGCCATTGCGGGTATTACCATGGCAACCCTTTATGGCCCTCATGGGTGGATTGGGCATATCCTGTCTAAGTTTCACATTCATGTCATTTTTACACCTATAGGGATTATTCTGGCCCTGGTTTTTGTTGGTCTGCCCTTTGTAGTGAGAACCATGGAACCAGCTCTCAAAAGTCTGCCTGTTGAAATTGAAGAAACAGCTGCCACCTTAGGAGCCTCCCATGGCCAGATTATTCGCCACGTAATCCTTCCCAGCCTTATGCCGTCCTTTATTACCGCGTTTAGCTTGGCCTTTGCCCGCGGGGTGGGAGAATACGGCTCTGTTATCTTCATTGCGGGAAACCTGCCCCATTATACAGAGGTTCTTTCCTTATTAATTGTCATCCATCTTGAACGGTTTGACTATACAGGTGCCGCCGCCATTGGTGTTATCACCTTGGGATTCTCATTTACTTGTTTTCTGCTTATCGCCATTTACCGCCAGCGCTTTATTACCTCCAATGAACCAGCAGCATGGAAAATCGTAAAGCCTGAAAGTGAGCATGCCCATGAACACTAAAACCGATGCTTTACCCCCCCCTATATTGTCTTCCTCCCAGAACAGAATCTCCCGAAACAAAAAATATTCCGTAAGCCTAGCCTTGGGTGCCTATGCCATTGCCCTAATCCTCCTCTTCCTGCCGGCTTTATTTGTCTGTCTGCAAGCTTTTGGCGATGGAATAGGGGCATTTTTTTCAAACATCTCCCAACCAGAGGCCGTTTCAGCCATCCAGCTCACCTTGGCCGTTACGATGATCTCTATCCTGATCAATAGTTTTTTCGGGATTATGGGCGCATGGTGCCTCACCAAATTTGAATTTTTTGGCAAAAAAATCCTCATTGCCCTTATTGATATTCCCTTAGCAACATCGCCTGTTATTGCTGGCATGGTCTGGCTACTGGTCTTTGGAGAAAAAGGTTGGTTTGGAAAAGCACTGGCCCAGATAGGGGTGCATATTATCTATACCCCTTATGGAGTATTGCTAGCGACCCTTTTTGTGACTTTTCCCTTTGTGGCCCGAACTTTGCTGCCGATTATGCAGACTACCCAAAGAGATATGGAAGAATCTGCCCTGCTGTTAGGTGCAGGCTTTACGACTATCCTGTTTAAAGTCACCCTCCCCCAGGCTGGTTCTGCATTGCTCTCTGGTGTGCTCCTTACCACAGCTCGGGCCTTGGGAGAGTTCGGTGCAGTTGTTGTCGTTTCAGGCCATATTCCTGGCTTTACTGAAACAGTGCCCTTACAAATAGAAACACTTTATAATAGCTACGAGACCACTGCCGCATTTTCATTAGCCATTGTTTTGGTCGTTCTTTCGTTAGGCATTGTGCTTCTTCGCCGCTTTTCCCAACAAGGTCAGTCTTATCAGGGGAATTTACCATGAGTATTCACATCAGCCACATTACCCGCCTTGACCAGAGTGGGCATAAACACATTCTCGATGCTATCTCCCTCACAGTGGAGGAAGGAGAGTTTGTTGCCCTGATTGGGCCCTCGGGAGCAGGGAAAACATCGCTGCTCAGGGTTATTGCGGGCCTTGACCAAATTGAGAAAGGAGAGATTAGTTTTGATGGGCAGCATGTTGAAGCGCTGCCCCCCCAGGAACGCAATATTGGCTTTGTATTCCAAAACTATGCCTTATTTCCTCATATGAATGTTGCAGATAACATCTCATTTGGGCTGCGCCTCCTCCCAGCCCGAAGCCGACCCAGTAAAAAGGAAATCAATCAAAAAGTTCTGAAGTTGCTAGAACTGATGCATTTGCCGCATATTGCTGATAGCTACCCCCACAGGTTATCAGGCGGCCAAAAACAACGGGTTGCCTTAGCTAGGGCATTAGCTACCCAACCTAAAGTTTTACTCCTCGATGAGCCGTTTGCAGCCCTAGACCCTCTGGTGAGAAAAAATATCCGCCGATGGCTGCGTAACTTGCATACAGAACTCGGGCTTACTACTATCTTGGTAACCCATGACCAGAGTGAAGCGATTGAGATAGCCGATCGGCTTGTGGTGATGCAAAATGGTAAAATCACCCAAACAGGCCATCCTCATCTTTTGGATACAAAACCCGCCACCACCTTTATAATGGAGTTTATGGGGGAGACCTTAACTTTTCCCTGCTCCATTAAGCACAACCTGGTTGTTCCCAA carries:
- a CDS encoding trans-sulfuration enzyme family protein, with translation MHDAASSSPKPPSSLHTETQVLQTERTPYGEVSPAIFMTSGFAYDSAEQAEATFTGDVERYQYTRYSNPTLKALEERLAAVEGAEMCTCTASGMGAVSSALLAHVKAGERVVASRALFGSCYWIVSTLLPRYGIESIFVDGDNLEQWEQALSQPTAAVLLETPSNPRLDILDIKAISQLAHKAGAIVIMDNAFAPLIQKPLKLGADVVVYSTTKHMDGHGQTIGGAVLASKTWTEETLLPYTRNTGTTLSPFNAWAILKGMETLTLRLKAMTDNAQFITELLLNSPQIERVFYPGHPSHPQYDLAKSQMENGGTMVAFEVKGGKKSAFAFMNALKVILISNNLGDTRSLITHPATTTHMKIGAEERGHLGITDSLLRLSVGTEHREDLKADILNAFLAL
- a CDS encoding phosphoadenylyl-sulfate reductase; its protein translation is MPSSVFNALHQASHSTESLLQEALLGALKNKVAIISSFGADSAVLLSLVSQIDRDVPVLFLQTGKHFEETLDYRHTLADHLGLRNVQDITPAPSEIQARDPEGQLCYFDVDACCALRKVEPLDKALIPYQGWITGRKRNQASTRASMPMVEPQPNNRFRINPLAQWNHDMLESYIEHHHLPRHPLSTMGYPSIGCAPCTTAVAEGEDPRSGRWAGKGKVECGIHLAH
- the cysD gene encoding sulfate adenylyltransferase subunit CysD, with amino-acid sequence MDSLDQLEAQSVYILREAYRKLKPLALLWSLGKDSNVMVWLARKAFLGHVPFPVMHVDTEKKFPEMYAFRDEYIKKWNLNFLHGFCPSIEEIDPSLPPAARSAARKTAGLAAMIEQHKLAGVIAGIRRDEQATRAKERVFSPRGSSHKWDVRNQPPEFWDQYATIHAPGVHVRVHPLLAWREIDIWRYIQRENIPVVDLYFSKNGKRYRSLGDQDITFPIESNASTIEEIIHELETSQTSERAGRAMDHESEDAFERLRVSGYL
- the cysC gene encoding adenylyl-sulfate kinase, with amino-acid sequence MSSPSIVPYLLPATPIVIVGHVDHGKSTFIGRLLYDTGSLPAEKIAQIKASSEKRGLKIEWSFLLDSLQIERDQGVTVDSTRIPFHLKNGREFVIVDAPGHRQFLRNMITGAADADAAILVVDASEGAKEQTRRHAMLLHLMGIRHVIVLLNKIDLLAFDEGKIRQAEKDIHSLLKRMEITPSLFVPVSARDGDNITVPSPNMAWYQGPTLVEALEKVPSPSSQAELPFRFPVQDVYRFDGTKRIVAGRLERGRIKVGDEVIIGVQGAKARIASIESWHTAPQISAVAGQSIAVVLEPDVIPERGDFLFPPQNPPLKAARIKSRLFWLRQEPLKVGESFLLRLATAEHHVTVASIDSVYDLETLTSASSTEVPPEGVAEITLAASENILFDAFSPGTTDGRGVLVDSFQRIVGGAPLIGPAELQKGEQAIHPASSIVSPHDRASRNGYKAGIFWLTGLSGSGKSTIARATEARLFQEGINTLLIDGDTLRSGLCSDLGFSEQDRAENIRRAAYVARLAAESGLVVIVSLISPLAVERAKAKQIGGEFFQDIYISTPLSVCEQRDPKGLYAQARSGKLKSFTGIDSPYEAPTSPSLTLSTDGHSAEENAQTLTDYIIGQILTKKQEGVG
- a CDS encoding sulfate ABC transporter substrate-binding protein, whose amino-acid sequence is MTSSPLFRRREALITGLACAAGVLSVASLSRTSHANKILLNVSYDSTRKLYQIINTAFLNQNPDFPFKLLVSNGGSRSQALSIVNGEPASIATLGDVSDFDFLAKNGLIDKEWRSHFPFQSSPYHSTIVFLVRKGNPKHIYDWSDLARSDIEIITPNPKTSSGAKWNYLAAWGWAIHQWPHAPEQARNYMKNVFSHVPVFDTSARSSTNTFVRREIGDVLLAWETDAMLSTQETGKGLFDIVIPSRSILAQPSVAIVEHYTQRHGLTKAGRHYLEFLYTPEGQTISAHNFFRPSDPAMKPLIQKIFADISLFSLSDLGSMAELTKEHFAPNALFDQIQAGGRT
- the cysT gene encoding sulfate ABC transporter permease subunit CysT, with the protein product MNQSVFSGIDRPIFCTKRHKRFILPGFRTSLILTLLWVGVLVILPITALIMASFHNGFSTFYTLFTSSRILSALALSFGTAFCAAWICVLLGTILAWALARNQHMPGLHILDVIVDLPFALPTAIAGITMATLYGPHGWIGHILSKFHIHVIFTPIGIILALVFVGLPFVVRTMEPALKSLPVEIEETAATLGASHGQIIRHVILPSLMPSFITAFSLAFARGVGEYGSVIFIAGNLPHYTEVLSLLIVIHLERFDYTGAAAIGVITLGFSFTCFLLIAIYRQRFITSNEPAAWKIVKPESEHAHEH
- a CDS encoding sulfate ABC transporter permease; the encoded protein is MNTKTDALPPPILSSSQNRISRNKKYSVSLALGAYAIALILLFLPALFVCLQAFGDGIGAFFSNISQPEAVSAIQLTLAVTMISILINSFFGIMGAWCLTKFEFFGKKILIALIDIPLATSPVIAGMVWLLVFGEKGWFGKALAQIGVHIIYTPYGVLLATLFVTFPFVARTLLPIMQTTQRDMEESALLLGAGFTTILFKVTLPQAGSALLSGVLLTTARALGEFGAVVVVSGHIPGFTETVPLQIETLYNSYETTAAFSLAIVLVVLSLGIVLLRRFSQQGQSYQGNLP
- a CDS encoding sulfate/molybdate ABC transporter ATP-binding protein codes for the protein MSIHISHITRLDQSGHKHILDAISLTVEEGEFVALIGPSGAGKTSLLRVIAGLDQIEKGEISFDGQHVEALPPQERNIGFVFQNYALFPHMNVADNISFGLRLLPARSRPSKKEINQKVLKLLELMHLPHIADSYPHRLSGGQKQRVALARALATQPKVLLLDEPFAALDPLVRKNIRRWLRNLHTELGLTTILVTHDQSEAIEIADRLVVMQNGKITQTGHPHLLDTKPATTFIMEFMGETLTFPCSIKHNLVVPNNPSLLPFAAAVPEGPAEAMIRPYEIALVPGEGQARISRYEHRGEHLYLEIETEKDPLSIRIPYTAQTLPSGPIGIDISSARLFRNGHYLEETSQTGNTLVYSI